In Parasegetibacter sp. NRK P23, a single genomic region encodes these proteins:
- a CDS encoding sensor histidine kinase produces MRLLYKKICIVLLLVLVSGVLLAQKVNEDSLWQIIRKPKDDTTRVDALNRLGGYLLTHKQDTAGLSLLGQALDIARKEKYYTGICQSLIAKGNYAVKMNNWLEAIGTYEAILTEPSPSKDSLRRLRAHMMAHNNLGGIYNRNGDYATALSHRLKSLELAELQTPDPNNLVIVYCNIASEYRQLKLFDKAAEYLASAEPQVKKAKPIYHFDYLYELHSLYSVRKDSAGIDRVLKEMKTLIATAEFSPYQALDTRYEYYKLEGNFFRDYLRAYDKAIAAHEQSLKTASEMNNEGSRLSAMQNLATSYYEAGMIPKAIPLFEEVYQAGVATGLTFNARRAAGYLADIFKGRKQFQQALDYREKAIRLSDSLETDEKLKELNFLEAKYQNEKRMTHISSLEKENALRKLEVLEKNRWLLVSLGVALLLLLLVLLIYRTGRQRRILAEKDRKLKEDEIKFLEGQQQVISLQSMVNGQEAERTRIAKDLHDGLGGLFSTVRMHYSTLQEEVPGLTGNPLYKKTRELIGAASEELRRVAHNMMPEVLLKVGLPEALRDMSNNISAGKMLSVNFQSYGLENRLDRTTEVMLYRIVQELMNNIIKHAAATSVLVQLNREGDRLSLVVEDNGKGFDTTGTGEAQSMGLSTVKSRVEYLNGKLSIDSVPNVGTTVLIDILLDEGQSLNR; encoded by the coding sequence ATGCGGCTCTTGTATAAAAAGATATGTATTGTTCTGCTACTGGTGCTGGTTTCGGGTGTTCTTCTTGCACAGAAAGTGAACGAAGACAGCCTTTGGCAGATCATCCGGAAACCGAAGGACGATACCACCCGGGTGGACGCCCTGAACCGGCTGGGGGGCTACCTGCTCACGCACAAGCAGGATACGGCGGGCCTTTCCCTGCTTGGGCAGGCGCTGGATATTGCGCGGAAGGAGAAATATTATACGGGTATATGCCAGTCGCTGATCGCAAAAGGCAACTACGCGGTGAAGATGAACAACTGGCTGGAAGCGATCGGGACTTATGAAGCTATTCTTACTGAGCCATCACCTTCGAAAGACAGTCTCCGCAGGCTCCGTGCCCACATGATGGCCCATAATAACCTCGGGGGTATCTACAACCGGAATGGTGATTACGCTACGGCTTTATCGCACCGCCTGAAATCCCTTGAACTCGCGGAACTGCAAACGCCTGATCCTAACAACCTGGTGATTGTGTATTGCAACATTGCGAGTGAATACCGGCAGTTGAAACTTTTCGACAAAGCCGCGGAATACCTGGCGAGCGCCGAGCCCCAGGTGAAAAAGGCGAAGCCGATTTATCATTTCGATTATTTGTACGAATTGCATTCACTCTATAGTGTGCGTAAAGACAGTGCTGGTATAGACCGCGTACTGAAAGAAATGAAAACCCTGATCGCAACCGCAGAATTCAGTCCTTACCAGGCATTGGATACCCGTTATGAATATTATAAGCTGGAAGGGAATTTCTTCCGCGATTACCTCAGGGCATACGATAAAGCGATCGCCGCGCATGAACAATCATTGAAAACGGCTTCAGAAATGAACAATGAAGGCAGCCGCCTTTCCGCCATGCAAAACCTGGCTACGAGTTATTATGAGGCGGGCATGATTCCCAAAGCCATTCCGTTGTTCGAAGAAGTATACCAGGCCGGCGTCGCCACCGGACTTACGTTTAATGCCCGGAGAGCGGCTGGTTACCTGGCCGATATTTTTAAGGGAAGAAAGCAGTTTCAGCAAGCCCTGGATTACCGTGAAAAAGCCATCCGCCTGAGCGATAGTCTGGAAACAGATGAAAAACTGAAGGAACTGAATTTCCTGGAAGCCAAATACCAGAACGAAAAACGCATGACCCATATTTCTTCCCTGGAAAAAGAGAATGCGTTGCGGAAACTGGAGGTGCTGGAGAAGAACCGCTGGCTGCTGGTATCCTTGGGCGTGGCCCTGTTGTTGTTGCTTTTGGTATTGCTGATTTACAGAACGGGCAGGCAACGAAGAATACTGGCCGAAAAAGATAGAAAACTGAAAGAAGATGAAATCAAATTCCTGGAGGGGCAGCAACAGGTGATCTCGCTCCAATCGATGGTGAACGGGCAGGAAGCGGAGCGCACTCGCATCGCGAAGGACCTGCATGATGGGCTTGGCGGACTATTCTCCACCGTGCGGATGCACTACAGTACACTACAGGAAGAGGTGCCCGGCTTAACGGGCAATCCGCTGTATAAAAAAACCAGGGAACTGATCGGTGCCGCCTCTGAAGAACTGAGACGGGTGGCGCACAATATGATGCCCGAAGTATTGCTGAAAGTAGGGCTTCCCGAAGCGCTCCGGGATATGAGCAACAACATCAGCGCAGGCAAAATGTTATCCGTTAACTTTCAATCTTACGGATTGGAAAACCGTCTCGACCGCACCACAGAAGTGATGTTGTACCGTATTGTGCAGGAACTGATGAACAACATTATCAAACACGCGGCCGCCACCAGTGTGCTGGTGCAACTGAACAGGGAAGGGGACAGGCTCAGCCTCGTGGTGGAAGACAATGGCAAAGGGTTTGATACCACTGGTACCGGCGAGGCGCAGAGTATGGGCTTGTCAACCGTAAAAAGCCGTGTGGAATACCTGAACGGGAAATTGTCGATCGATTCCGTGCCCAATGTTGGGACCACTGTATTGATCGATATTTTACTGGACGAAGGGCAATCCTTGAACCGATAA
- a CDS encoding lipase family protein: protein MKRVLMFMLLSFSICFSAKTQVRFCTDPRFAFDIPEKENNCMQYFNYNETGMTPGNAFILAKMSELIYPERLYYQTRYLQNGQRPVTSISSTDWIEQNSTVNNSNIEAVFAGRFAHYFFDERQRPKRLALLAVPVKMVPEAQKVTKLPANINLRLDSSKSTVPPKASQPVARNFEEDSIAWVNENTAQFKFIRQRNGVKILGIDAGFDPELMMIDAPKANFIVFRGTDAYKEIGNRGEWIGTDFLATFKDGTGSLSGTKLHSGFYESYLLIRPELIGFLNANGGKSKKIWLTGHSLGSAMAVIAGVDLKAAGYNVQSVYGFSAPRVLGNDAFKNKGNSLLPNRIHRFEYYLDPVSVVGVPFYHAPGKRHWFDHVEYGDLQKYTTDDDRYLSLNPCEFNKCPGDSRSDNTVRILKARKSGVMTDFMAEPTKLMGHNHNPQWMLRGIYKLLSATEKARLPSIDDSFPFLYAKGPTDTPIPGTR, encoded by the coding sequence ATGAAACGAGTATTAATGTTCATGCTGCTTTCATTCAGCATTTGCTTCAGCGCAAAAACACAGGTCCGGTTCTGTACCGACCCGCGTTTTGCCTTCGATATTCCTGAAAAGGAAAATAACTGTATGCAGTATTTCAATTACAACGAAACCGGCATGACGCCCGGGAACGCATTCATTCTCGCCAAGATGAGTGAACTGATTTACCCGGAAAGACTGTATTACCAAACGCGCTACCTTCAGAATGGCCAGCGTCCGGTCACTTCCATTTCCAGTACCGATTGGATCGAACAGAACAGCACGGTAAACAACAGTAATATTGAAGCCGTGTTTGCCGGGCGGTTCGCGCATTACTTCTTTGATGAACGGCAGCGACCGAAACGCCTAGCGCTCCTGGCCGTTCCGGTAAAGATGGTGCCCGAAGCGCAGAAGGTAACCAAATTACCTGCCAACATTAACCTCAGGCTGGATTCTTCGAAAAGCACCGTGCCTCCGAAAGCGAGTCAGCCGGTTGCCCGGAACTTCGAAGAAGATTCCATTGCCTGGGTGAACGAAAACACGGCGCAATTCAAATTTATCCGCCAGCGCAACGGGGTGAAGATACTGGGCATTGATGCGGGCTTCGATCCTGAACTCATGATGATAGATGCGCCAAAAGCGAACTTCATCGTTTTCCGCGGCACCGATGCATATAAAGAAATCGGCAACAGAGGGGAATGGATCGGAACCGACTTTCTCGCCACGTTCAAGGATGGAACCGGTTCGCTGTCCGGCACAAAATTGCACAGTGGTTTTTACGAAAGTTACCTGCTCATCAGGCCCGAACTGATCGGCTTCCTGAATGCCAACGGCGGGAAATCGAAAAAGATATGGCTCACCGGCCACAGCCTGGGTTCCGCCATGGCCGTGATCGCAGGGGTTGACCTGAAAGCCGCCGGATACAATGTACAGTCCGTATACGGTTTCTCCGCACCAAGAGTACTGGGCAACGATGCCTTTAAAAACAAAGGAAATAGTTTATTGCCCAACCGCATCCACCGTTTTGAATACTATCTGGACCCGGTAAGTGTAGTAGGCGTTCCTTTCTACCATGCGCCGGGCAAACGCCACTGGTTCGACCATGTGGAATACGGCGATCTTCAGAAATACACTACCGACGACGACCGCTACCTTTCCCTTAACCCCTGCGAATTCAACAAATGTCCGGGCGATAGCCGAAGCGACAACACCGTTCGTATCCTGAAAGCGAGAAAAAGCGGGGTAATGACCGATTTCATGGCTGAACCCACCAAACTGATGGGCCATAACCACAACCCGCAGTGGATGCTGCGGGGTATTTACAAACTGTTATCCGCAACCGAAAAAGCCCGTCTTCCTTCTATTGACGACAGCTTCCCCTTCCTCTATGCCAAAGGTCCAACCGATACCCCCATTCCCGGCACCCGCTAA
- a CDS encoding 1-phosphofructokinase family hexose kinase, with the protein MPKIITVTFNPAIDKSTTVPVLMPEKKLRCGDPVFEPGGGGINVARAIKKLGGEATAFYLAGGYAGQAFVDLLKAEGVESVVTPIAGNTRENFIVLESASGQQYRFGMPGPEISETEWRDCLNGLELAKDADIIVVSGSLPKGVPDDVYLMIGAIAQRNKARLIIDTSGDALKKTVQAGVYLLKPNLGELASLVEKDDLDIELVDDAAREVIRSGHCEVMVVSMGAAGAMVVTKDIAEHIFPPAVKIKSTVGAGDSMVAGMVWSIAQNRSIQDAVRYGVACGTAATMNEGTALCRKKDADHLFTLMKSRNVL; encoded by the coding sequence ATGCCGAAGATCATCACCGTAACCTTCAATCCCGCGATCGATAAAAGTACCACTGTCCCGGTGTTAATGCCGGAGAAAAAACTCAGATGTGGTGATCCGGTATTCGAGCCGGGAGGCGGGGGCATCAATGTGGCCAGGGCCATTAAAAAACTCGGGGGTGAGGCCACGGCTTTTTACCTGGCGGGCGGTTATGCCGGGCAGGCGTTTGTGGATTTGTTGAAAGCAGAGGGCGTGGAATCGGTGGTTACGCCTATTGCAGGAAATACCAGGGAGAATTTTATCGTACTGGAATCGGCATCGGGGCAGCAATACCGTTTTGGAATGCCGGGGCCCGAAATTTCGGAGACTGAATGGCGTGATTGCCTGAACGGACTGGAACTCGCAAAGGATGCGGATATTATCGTAGTTAGCGGCAGTTTGCCAAAAGGCGTTCCCGATGATGTATACCTGATGATAGGCGCCATCGCGCAACGCAACAAAGCCCGGTTGATCATCGATACTTCAGGTGATGCCCTGAAGAAAACTGTTCAGGCGGGTGTTTATCTTTTAAAGCCCAACCTCGGCGAACTCGCTTCGCTCGTGGAGAAAGACGACCTGGATATAGAACTGGTGGATGATGCGGCCAGGGAAGTAATCAGAAGCGGCCACTGCGAAGTAATGGTGGTGTCTATGGGCGCTGCCGGCGCTATGGTGGTAACGAAAGATATCGCGGAGCACATCTTTCCTCCGGCAGTAAAAATTAAGAGTACGGTTGGCGCGGGCGATAGTATGGTAGCCGGTATGGTGTGGAGCATCGCGCAAAACAGGAGCATTCAGGATGCCGTCCGGTACGGTGTGGCTTGCGGAACAGCGGCTACAATGAACGAGGGAACGGCATTGTGCCGTAAAAAAGATGCCGATCATTTGTTCACGCTTATGAAGTCGAGAAACGTACTATAA